The stretch of DNA GGAGATTCGGTAGCCGATATCGACCGCGAGTCCGGCGAGCGATCGGCATTGTTTCGGCCACTACACGGGTAGATCAACGGAGGGGAACGCGGGAGGCCGTCCCCGTGGAAACGACGTTACCGCTGGCTTTCGGACGGTCTGGTCGAGACCTCCACGTCGGAGAGGCGCTCGGGACCGTAGGCTGCGACGATAGCCAGCGCGGCGAGGAGGAAGACGACCGCGTAGAGCGCGTTCGGCAGTTCCGTCTGGAGTGCAGCGCCGCCGCCGGCGAGGTAGAGAATCCCGCCCGTGTTCACCGACGCGTGGAGCACCATCGGCAGCAGGACGCTCCCGCCGGTCTCGTTGTAGAGCCACGTGAACACGACCGAGAGGGCGACGACCGCCAGGCCGTAGTAGTACACCGGAACGCCGGCCTGTGAGGACCCCGAGATCAAGAACAGGGGGAGGTGCCAGGCGAACCAGCACACGCCGATGAGGAGGCTCGCGACGGCCGCCGAGTACGACCGCTGGAGGCGTGGGAGTGCGAACCCGCGCCACCCGAGTTCCTCGTTGCCACCGCCGACGAGGAACACCTGGAGGAACAGAACCGGATAGAGCACCAACGTGCTCATCGATTCGGGGTCGAACCGGCCATCGAAAACGATGATGTGTATGGCACTCGCGGTGACGACTGCAACGGCGGGAAAGAGCAGAGCGAACGCCCAGTAGCGGAGCGACACGTTCCACCGGAGGAGCTGGCCTGCCCACTCGCGGACGCTGTCACCGATGGCCCACGTGACGAGGGCTGCGGCGACGAGCGGGCCGAACCCCCCGAGCATAATGAACACCATCGTTTGGAGGTCGTCTACGAGGATCAGCGGCGACCACGTCACCCACCACTCCGCAAAGACCAGTGGCGACCACGCCGTCCACGAGAGGACGTACGCGACCACGAAAAACGTCGCGACGGGATGTTCGCTGATTCGTCCGCGGATGTCGAGGACCATAGTGGGATGATGTATCTATTTTCATATGAACGCTGTTTAGATTCCCCTATGACGAGAATCGACGATCACGCTCGACGCGACCGCAGGAAGAAAGCGGCCACCCCTACGAACGCTCGGCAGTTGACGGCCCGCTTCCACTGATGGCGCACCATCAGTAGAACTCGTCCAGAACTGCAGTCTGAAGTCGACCGAAGACACGCGTCTGATCGATCGTTGAGAGGTTACTCAGTACCGCGATGGGGTACTCTGGATCGTCGTGGTGCATAGCGATCGCCGAAGAAATCGAACCGACAGGCGACGAGATGCCGACGGCATCGCCACCCGTCGTCGGAATCGAACTACAGTTCCTCGTACGGCTGGACGACCACGAAGCCGTCCGTCCCCTCGAAGTTCATCTGGTACCGCTCCCCGGACTCCTGGCCGACCATATCCGAGAGACTGCGGTTCACCTGGACGTTCGGGGAGGTGTCGCTCCAAGCGACCGTTGCGCTCGGATCGGTCGCGACGGGCGGTTCCAGCACGATGGGATCCCCGTGAGTGGTGATCGCCACGTATCCGGGACCCTGGAGGAAGACGTTCGTGAACCCGCCGGCGAACGAACCGGCGAGACTATCGATCGTGCTGATCTCGTAGTTCACGTCGGAGTCGAATGCAAGGACGTCTTCGCCGTTGACCGTGATCGAATCCTCGGCTCCGAGTTCGAGCACCTGGACCTTCTTCTGACTGTCGGCGAGGTAGACGTGTCCGCTTCCTTCGACCTCCATCACGGGCGTGCCTTCGCCGGTTGCGGCTTCCTTGAGAAAGCCGGTGATCCCGCCCTCGGCGGAGGCACGGCCGGTAAACGAGAGATCACCGGTAAATGCGACCATCGATCCGGCTTTCGCCATCACCGACCCGTCGACCGCCACGTCGAGGGTATAGCTGTTTTCCAGTTGGAACGGTTCGTCTGACTCCGTGGGGACGTGTTGGGACTTGAACTCTTGGACGTTCATCGTGGTACTGAGTCGGTTCAGGGCGACTCGGATCACAGTTCACGCTTCGCTTAAATGAAAGTACGGGTCTGTCTCGACGACCCGTCGACTTGCGCCCAACGACGTCCGGTCCGTGAATTGTTTTCCGTTTCACTGGGTCGCCTAATCGGAGAATTAAACCACGAGATCCAGGAAATCAATGCATTCATTAGATTCATCCATAGAATACATTAATGGAATACATTCACCGCGTGTGTTCATTAGGTACATTCACTGCTTGTGAGGTTTGTCTATCCTCAGTGTGCAGCGGCGTTCTACCCACGAAATCAACCAACTGATCCAGGTCATCCCACACAACCATTGTTTGTATCCGTTACCAACCTTCATTAAACACATCCATTACTTGTGTTGCTTGGCTGTATTCATTCTATACATTCATTAGTTGTGTTCATTGATATTGTTTTTTGGTTGTAGTCGTTAGATACAGCACATACATCAAATCATTTCACCATCTGGGGAACGAATCCAGCGAACATTCAAGGTGGAGGAATCCGTTGAACACGACAATGCTCGCGTACTCCACCTACAGTGAGGCCGGCGGGGTCGGAAAGACCACGACGGCGGCGAACCTCGCGGTCGCACACGCCAGGGCGGGACTCGACCCGCTGGTCGTTCCGCTGGACCCCCAGGACGGCGACCTCTCGCGCCTGTTCGGCGTCGACGACGACCGAACCGAACCGGTCGACAACCTCGTCAGACACTTGATTCGGCGACCGAAAGGGGACTTCGGGGACTTGATTCGGACCGTCGAAGGAGTCGACATCATCCCCGAACACAATATGCTCTCGGACCTCGCAGAGTACCTCCAGCGGGAGAAGGAACAGGCCGAAGCGATGGGAGAGGCCTTCGGCGTCCACGCACAACTCTTGCGAGTCCTCCGGGAAGCGGGGGTCCCCGATCAGTACGACGTGTTGATCTGTGATCCGCCGGCGACGGAGGGACCACACCTGTACAACGCGATCAACGCCACCCGATCGCTCGTCATTCCGATCGAACCGAGCGCGAAGGGGCAGGCCGCCGTCGAAGGGCTAGAGGAACTCGTCGCGGGCTTCGAAGAGCAACTCGACGTCGAGGTCGGCGTCCTCGCCGCGATCCCGATGGGGTTCAAGAACACGCGGGATCAGCGATCGATACTCGAGGCGATCGAGTATCCGATCCCGGAAGTCGTCGGCGAGCGAGCGTCGCTGATGGAGGGTTGCTGGATGCAACAGTGCTCGGCGTTCGAGTACGTTCGTGAACACCGCGACCGGCGACGCGACTACGAGATCGAGACCTTGGCGCAGTTCGATCGGTTAGCCAGACATTTAGAACGAGAGGTCGGACTCGAGGCACCGAACCCCCCTGAACCGGGCGACGTCGACCACGAGGTGATGACCGCATGACGGGGATGAAACAAGGCGCCGGGGAGAACCCCTTCGCGGACGACAACGAGACGCCGGAGGAACCGGCCGCCGACGAGGAGACCGACGACCAGACGTCAGAGGCGGACGACCAGTCCGCGTCGCGACAGCCGATGCAGATTCCGTACAAGTTTCGGCGCGACGGGGTCCAGGACGGGCGGAGTCGCGTCCCGCTCTTTCTCCAGCCGGAGACGAAGACCGCAGAGCGGGAGGCGCTCCGAGATCTCGAGGACCACTTCGACGACGACGTCTCCCTGACCGACCTCCGGGAGGCGCTCGTGATGGTCGGCCTCCAGCACCGCGGAGCGGTCGAGGAACAACTGGAGGAGTGGGGGTACGGAATGACGTTCGAGTAGTCGTTTACAGCTCATAAATCATTATTTGCTATATCGAGCGGCATCATTGGAAGTTGAGACTACACCGGGGATAGCGGGACTGTGATGCGTGGTTTCAACCGAATCCGCGATCAGAAACTGCTTCGGATCGTCTCTCAAGCGCCCTCTCCTATCATACGTTCAACTATACCAGGGGATTTCTGGGAGTGCCGACAGCGTTGCCACTCAGAAAATCGGCGTTAGCCCGGACTGAGTAGCTATCTACCCGATCCCGGTCTCCTTCTTCAGCAGCGTGAGTGTATTGTCGGCCGTCACGATCGGCGAATGCTCGTACTCGTCGGTCAATGCGACCTGCACGAGCAGATCCACGGCTCGCCAGATCGAGTACAGCAGACACGCGAACACGAAGTAGAAGAACCGCAGTGCAAAATCCTTCGACGTCGTGGCGGCCATGAACCGCTTGATCGACCTGTAGCCGCTCTCGATTTCCCACCGGTAGCCATACTCAGTAAGGTGGCCACTCCCTCTATTCGTCATGAACACTGAGTACTGCCGGTGATCGTCATGCTCGGAGTTCTCTTTCCGGCGGTAGATGAGCGTCGTCTCGTGCCACTCGTTCTTGCCGAGGTGCAGCTTCCGGTCGGTCTCGTACCGATTCTGATCCCGTCGGAGCAATCGCTTGGCCTGGGCCTTCTCGCTCGTCTGCATCCGCTTTGGAACGACATACGACAGCCCACG from Halobellus litoreus encodes:
- a CDS encoding AIM24 family protein — translated: MNVQEFKSQHVPTESDEPFQLENSYTLDVAVDGSVMAKAGSMVAFTGDLSFTGRASAEGGITGFLKEAATGEGTPVMEVEGSGHVYLADSQKKVQVLELGAEDSITVNGEDVLAFDSDVNYEISTIDSLAGSFAGGFTNVFLQGPGYVAITTHGDPIVLEPPVATDPSATVAWSDTSPNVQVNRSLSDMVGQESGERYQMNFEGTDGFVVVQPYEEL
- a CDS encoding CPBP family intramembrane glutamic endopeptidase; this encodes MVLDIRGRISEHPVATFFVVAYVLSWTAWSPLVFAEWWVTWSPLILVDDLQTMVFIMLGGFGPLVAAALVTWAIGDSVREWAGQLLRWNVSLRYWAFALLFPAVAVVTASAIHIIVFDGRFDPESMSTLVLYPVLFLQVFLVGGGNEELGWRGFALPRLQRSYSAAVASLLIGVCWFAWHLPLFLISGSSQAGVPVYYYGLAVVALSVVFTWLYNETGGSVLLPMVLHASVNTGGILYLAGGGAALQTELPNALYAVVFLLAALAIVAAYGPERLSDVEVSTRPSESQR
- a CDS encoding ParA family protein, with protein sequence MLAYSTYSEAGGVGKTTTAANLAVAHARAGLDPLVVPLDPQDGDLSRLFGVDDDRTEPVDNLVRHLIRRPKGDFGDLIRTVEGVDIIPEHNMLSDLAEYLQREKEQAEAMGEAFGVHAQLLRVLREAGVPDQYDVLICDPPATEGPHLYNAINATRSLVIPIEPSAKGQAAVEGLEELVAGFEEQLDVEVGVLAAIPMGFKNTRDQRSILEAIEYPIPEVVGERASLMEGCWMQQCSAFEYVREHRDRRRDYEIETLAQFDRLARHLEREVGLEAPNPPEPGDVDHEVMTA